TTTGCGCGCGTTGGTATCGGCAGTGCGGGCGGCGCCACGGATGGTGCGATTGCGAAGGCGGCGCTTCTCGTTCTGACGATTGCGTTTGATCTGGGATTGAATGTTAGCCAAGTCTTCCTCCAAAAATTTCTTTTCCTGCTTTACGACAGCGGCATGCTTGTGCCGCCACAAGAGCGGTATTCTACATGAGGGGATTGTATTTGTCCAGAGATTTGAGGGGTTTCGGCGTTCGAACGCATCCTTCTCGGAAGGAACCGCCGGGCTTTAAACCCGGCGGTAATGGTTTTGATCATGGTGTGCCAGTGACCCCAGGTGCGGCGTTAATCGGCGTGGTCGTGGATGTCGGCAGGAAGGTTCCGGGACCGGGCGTTTGAGGTGTGCTGGTGGGCGGACGCGTGGCTGTCGGTGTGACCAGGTTCACCGGGATTTGCAGGATCTGCCCGACGAAGAGTGCGTTCGGGTTATCGATGTTATTCTCTTCGATGATCGCCTCGATCGTGCTGTTGAATATATCCGCGATCACAGCCAGGGAATCTCCGGATTGGACGGTGTATTCGATCAACGTGCCTCGCGGCAGGTCCGGCGGGACGGACGTGGCGGTGGGCAATTGCATATCCGGGTTCGGAAGAAGGATGACCTGACCCGGGATCACGATCTGTGTCGTCGGGTCAATACCCAGACCGGTTTCGGGGTTAAAAGGATTAAGAAGCAGAATGAGCGGAATGGCATCATCACCCAATACGAATTTTTCCGCGATAACGGCGAGCGAATCTCCATCCTGCACTGTGTAGGTGAACGGCGCCGAAAAAGTGGCTGTGGGCGTGATGGTTGGCGTCGATGTTTCGGTGAACGTAGGGGAAGGGGTGACCGTGTTGGTCGGGGTCAATGTGACCGTTGGTGTGGGGGTTTCGGTTGCGAACAGGAGATTGATGGGCTTCCCCGGTTGGGACAGCCAATAGATTAAAACAGCCAGACCTCCCAGCACAAGCACGGCAGCTGCGATGTTGATGATATTCTGCCTGCTGCGATTGCGCTTACGGTAACTTCCGATGATGCTGGAAGGCGGGGGAGAGGAGGGAGGTTTCACATTCATGCGGTCATCCTTTGCACTGTGTCTTGATGTTTTCCAGCCAGAGGCAGTGCAAAATAATTCTACCTGAAAAAGGGGTATAGGGCAAAAGACCTCCGGGTTCTCGAAGAACCCGGAGGTCTGGCTTGCCTACTTTCCCATATGTTCTTTCAAATACTTCCCAGTATACGAGCCTTTGATCTTCATTACCTGCTCCGGCGTTCCCTCCGCGATCAACTCGCCGCCCCTGTCGCCGCCTTCGGGACCGAGGTCGATCAGCCAATCCGCCACTTTGATGATATCGAGGTTATGTTCGATGATGAGGACCGAATTGCCCGCCTCCACGAGTCTTTGCATGACCTCGATCAGTTTGTGGACATCCGCAGCGTGCAGACCGACGGAAGGTTCGTCTAATACGTAGAGCGTGCGTCCCGTGGCGCGGCGCGAGAGTTCTTTCGATAATTTCA
This portion of the Anaerolineales bacterium genome encodes:
- a CDS encoding LysM peptidoglycan-binding domain-containing protein, with protein sequence MNVKPPSSPPPSSIIGSYRKRNRSRQNIINIAAAVLVLGGLAVLIYWLSQPGKPINLLFATETPTPTVTLTPTNTVTPSPTFTETSTPTITPTATFSAPFTYTVQDGDSLAVIAEKFVLGDDAIPLILLLNPFNPETGLGIDPTTQIVIPGQVILLPNPDMQLPTATSVPPDLPRGTLIEYTVQSGDSLAVIADIFNSTIEAIIEENNIDNPNALFVGQILQIPVNLVTPTATRPPTSTPQTPGPGTFLPTSTTTPINAAPGVTGTP